GCAGATGATGTGGTTTGTTTGCGGCGGCTCAGTGGGGGAGGCGCTGTTGTCTTTGCTACAAGCACTTTTTTTACGGAAATTACTGATTGGTAATGTTACCTTCTGATCACAGATGATCATCATTACAAACGACTTCCTGGGTTTAATACAATTTTACCAATGGCAATTTATTCTAAAATCTCTGTTTTTACTTTCTTCATTATGGTTCGAAAATTAAAAGCAACACGGTAAATGACCTTTTTGTTGACTCAAAACGAAATACTGCATATGATTTCCATTATTATCAACAAACACCAAAGAGACTGAACAGAGGTTTCAAACATCTCTGCAAACACTTCTGTCAGATACTGTAATATTTACCCAGGAGAATATGATATCTGCGCAAACGCATGTGGCTCTGTCGCCATCTAGGTTTACTTTTCAGACAGTGCCACGCGAAGCATCGTTGCCTATGGCGCCACCAAAGCCGCGGTCTGGgaaactacttcaaggtctcaagggtgagtgacgtcaccgatttaaACGCTACTAacgaagttttttttaaataaagtacTACTCGCGCTctactaactagctagccatttcacaccggtcatactcatacagtaccagccaaataTATTGAAAGCACTGTACGCATGTTGTGCCCAAACACTGGCCTTATAATTAGCTACGACAAAGCAGAGAATCTCTTGATATGGTTATGCGACGCTTCACACGTTCTAGAATATGTGGAATGGGACATTCGACTGCGCATGGCCTGTGCCCCACCCACCAGTAAATACAACTATTGTAGCGAAATGAGCAATGTTATATTGCAGCACACTGTGTCCTTTTTTATTTTCCTAACCTAGCTAAATGTTTGGTTTTGTCATTTAACATTTTATGAGTAGCAGTGCTTTACCCTCGTGGTCGTCATTATCACGCCTTCCTGGAAACAGAAGACTTTCTTTGCTCTTGAGCACGTTCAATGGGTCTGGCTGCTTAATGTGTGCTGACGAGTCTGCTCTACCCAACAATAGCTAATTGAAAAgtaacataaatatatatatatatatatttggaaaGGAGTTGGTAATCCCCTGTTAGGGTTTGCTCGCTTTTCTCCAGCCTGGGTAGCGGGGTAACGTTAGATAGCCAAGCTAACAGTTAGCTACTAACTACAGTAGACGGCTTCAGACAGGAAAATGGCCAGTGTTTCAATCCCTGAAAACACTACCGCACTTTTGCTGGATATTGAAGGAACTACGACACCAATAACGTTTGTAAAGGTAGCTAGGACAACAAACCGAGACATATGCATGGCTTTTGTGGTGGTTTTTTTTGGTAGACCGATGGTTtgactgttagctagctacatgataACGGTGCTATTTCTCTACTATAGGACATTTTATTCCCATACATCAAAGATCATCTCGAGGAGTATCTGTCGGCGCACTGGGAAGAAGATGAATGCAAACAAGACGTGCATCTCCTTAAGAAACAGGTAACTGGTTTTCTGCAAACTGGACAATGACCAGTCAGCAGTGACTGCACACAATCTCAGACAGAATATGCAACACCCATGcattaatttaaattgaaaacctgtacattttgatttgttgaaccaGTTAATGATTGCTTGTGTGGTATGATTAGTACATTAAACGACTGCTGTTAAGAGTTTGGTGTCAACAGCCATAGCAACCTCATCTCGTGTAGCTAACTATTATTGTCGCCTGTTTTAAAATATTTAAACAATGTTTTAATTTTTTTCTAAAGAGTGAGGCCTACATGGATTTGAGATTTCCTGTTTTCATTGTTTGCTGTAATCCAGTGGGTTTGGGTTTagcacaaatatatatatatatatatatatatgtgtgtgtgtgtgatttttcaacatcgataccaattattggaggaccaaaaaaagccgataccgattaatggGACcgtttttgtaataatgacaattacaacaatactgaatgaacacttattttaacttaatataatacatcaataaaataaatttagcctcaaataatgaaacatgttaaatttggtttcaataatgcaaaaacaaagtgttggcgaagaaagtaaaagtgcaatatgtgccatgtaaaaaaaaaaagctaacgtttaagttccttgctcagaacatgagaacatatgaaagcaggtggtttcttttaacatgagtcttcaatattcccaggtaagagatTTTAGGTTGTaattatagtatttataggactatctctctctataccatttgtatttcatatacctttgactattggatgttcttataggcactttattgGCAGTGTAactgtatagcttccgtccctctcctcgctcctacctgggctcgaaccaggaacacattgacaacagccaccctcaaagcagtgttacccatgcagagcaaggggaacaactactccaaatctcagagcgagtgacgtttgaaacgctattagctcgcaccccgctaactagctagccatttcacatcggttacaccagcctaatctttggagttgataggcttgaagtcataaacagctcaatgcttgaatcATTGCCAAGAgatgctggcaaaacgcacggaaGTGCTGTTTggatgaatgcttacaagcctgctgctgcctaccatcgctcagtcagactgctctatcaaattatagacttaattataacataataacacacagaaatatgagcctttggtcattaatatggttgaatccagaaactatcatctcgaaaacaaaacatttattatttcagtgaaatacagaaccgttaggtattttatctaacgggtggcatccctaagtctaaatattcctgttacattgtacaaccttcaatgttatgtcataattacgtaaaattctggcaaattagttcgcaatgagccaggaggcccaaactgttgcatataccctgactctgcgtgcaatgaacacaagagaagtgacacaatttcacctggttaatattgcctgctaacctggatttcttttagctaaatatgcaggtttaaaaaatatacacttctgtgtattgattttaagaaaggcgtaggtgtttatggttgggtacagctgtgcaacgattgtgcttctttcgcaaatgcgcttttatTAAATCATCCCCctgcgttgcatcgattatatgcaacgcaggacacgctagataaactagtaatatcatcaaccatgtgtagttaactagtgattatgattgatttttttttaataagataagtttaatgctagctagcaacttaccttggcttctactgcattcgcgtaacaggcaggctcctcgtggagtgcaatgagaggcaggtggttagagcgttggactagttaactgtaaggttgcaagattgaatcccggagctgacaaggtaaaaatctgtcgttctgcccctgaacaaggcagttaacccaccgttcctaggccgtcattgaaaataagaatgtattcttaactgacttgcctagtaaaataaaagtgtaaaaaaaatacagatttccgattatgaaaacttgaaataggccctaattaattgtccgttccgattaattggtcgacctctaatatatacagtggggcaaaaaagtatttagtcagccaccaattgtgcaagttctcccacttaaaaagatgagaggtctgtaattttcatcattaggtacacttcaactatagcagacaaaatgagggaaaaaaatccagaaaatcacattgtaggatttttaatgaataagtatttggtcacctacaaacaagcaagatttctggctctcacagacctgtaactttttctttaagaggctcctctgtcctccactcgttacctgtattaatggcacctgtttgaacttgttatcagtataaaagacacctgtccacaacctcaaacagtcacactccaaattccactatggccaagacgaaagagctgtcaaaggacacctgaaacaaaattgtagacctgcaccaggggaagactgaatctgcaataggtaaccAGCTTgctttgaagaaatcaactgtgggagcaattattaggaaatggaagacatagaagaccactgataatctcccccgatcttgggctccatgcaagatctcatcccgtggggtcaaaatgatcacaagaacggtgagcaaaaatcccagaaccacacgggggacctagtgaatgacctgcagagagctttgaccaaagtaacaaagcctaccatcagtaacacactacaccgccagggactcaaatcctgcagtgccagacgtgtcctcctgcttaagccagtacatgtctaggcccgtctgaagtttgctagagagcatttggatgatccagaagaagattggggaatgtcatatggtcagatgaaaccaaaatataactttttggtaaaaactcaacttgtcgtgtttggtggacaaagaatgctgagttgcatccaaagaacaccatacctactgagaagcatgggggtggaaacatcatgctttggggctgtttttctgcaaatggaccagaacgactgatccatgtaaaggaaagaatgaatggggccatgtatcgtgagattttgagtgtaaaccttcttccatcagcaagggcattgaagatgaaacgtggcttggTCTTTccgcatgacaatgatcccaaacacaccgcccaggcaacgaaggagtggcttcgtaagaagcatttcaaggtcctggagtggccttgaagccagtctccagatctcaaccccaaagAAAATATTTGAAGGGAAAAAATCActggctctagaggagatctgcatggaggaatgggccaaaataccagcaacagtgtgtgaaaaccttgtgaagacttacagaaaatgtttgacctctgtcattgccaacaaagtgtatataacaaagtattgagaaacttttgttattgaccaaatacttattttccaccataatttgcaaataaaatcattaaaaatcctacaatgtgattttctggattttttttctcattttgtctgtcatagttgaagtgtacctatcattacaggcctctcatctttttaagtgggagaacttgcacaattggtggctgactaaatacttttttgtcccactgtatatagctatgtaGGTCACAGATAATGGGTGTATTTGATTAGCTACCGACCATAGAAGTCATATGGGATGATGTGAATGCAGGAGATGAGACAAGCTTTCAGAGCTGCATTCATATTCACTGGCTACTACAGGATGCTGCTTTTTTTCACCAGGGACTGGCAAACTAAGGTGGTTTAAATCCTTTTAAGGACAACTTGCCTAAAATCAAAACTTGCACTTGAAAGCTGACTAGATCAGTCATCTGGGGGACCAGAACCAGGGTGTTGATGGACACTGACATAGCCATGAACTATCGACATTCATAGACAAACCGATTTTAAAGTAAATTAGTGAACATTATTAGGTTCCTCAATAAGATATGCAGCCAGGAGGTTTGAGCTATGAGATCTTTTCTCCAATGAGCTTACTGAATTGGAGAAGGCAGAACGATGATCAGTTCTCATTATAGCATGGTGATTTCCATATGTAATTGACTGGAATTAACAGTTTCCTGTCTGCCAGGAGCTACCTGTCTCCGTTCATGATGGGGGTGGTTGATGGAGGGCAGTGGCCAGCCTTGAAATATCAATGCACCAAACAAGCCCCAGAAATGTTGGTCAATATATCTATGTTGGACAACCCCAAGCGCTGTCAATGTGTAATCAAACCCTGcttcctaatgaacatgacctgATTGACCATGTCCTGTCCCGGTCATCATGTTAGGTTGAGGAGGACCTGCGTCTGCACCGGGCTTGTGCGCAGCACTCCCTGGACCAGTCTGGGCACACGGACGAGGAGAAAGCCATCAGGGAGGTGGTGGACAACGTGCTGTGGCAGATGGCTTCGGACAGGAAGTCCACGGCTCTGAAACAGCTGCAGGGACACATGTGGAGGGCGGCCTACGCTGCCGGGAGAATCAAAGGCGAGTAAGTAGCTGGGAGTGTTCCTTCTATTGGACGAATGGGGATGTAGGAGGTTACTggcggcatgtagcctagcggttaagagtatTGGGCCTGTAACttaaaggtcactggttcgaagccctgagccaactaggtgaaaaatctgtctgtgcccttgagcaaggcacttaacctaaGAGCATCTGCTGAAAATGACTAAAGGTTACTACTGTCTGAGGTTACTACTGTCTGAGGTTACTACTGTCTGAGGTTACTACTGTCTGAGGTTACTACTGTCTGAGGTTACTACTGTCTGAGGTTACTGCTGTCTGAGGTTACTGCTGTCTGAGGTTACTGCTGTCTGAGGTTACTGCTGTCTGAGGTTACTGCTGTCTGAGGTTACTGCTGTCTGAGGTTACTGCTGTCTGAGGTTACTGCTGTCTGAGGTTACTGCTGTCTGAGGTTACTGCTGTCTGAGGTTACTGCTGTCTGAGGTTACTGCTGTCTGAGGTTACTGCTGTCTGAGGTTACTGCTGTCTGAGGTTACTGCTGTCTGAGGTTACTGCTGTCTGAGGTTACTGCTGTCTGAGGGTACTGCTGTCTGAGGGTACTGCTGTCTGAGGGTACTGCTGTCTGAGGGTACTGCTGTCTGAGGGTACTGCTGTCTGAGGGTACTGCTGTCTGAGGGTACTGCTGTCTGAGGGTACTGCTGTCTGAGGGTACTGCTGTCTGAGGGTACTACTGTCTGAGGGTACTATTGTAGGAGGGATGAATCCTTAATCAATCTTAGTGCAAATCTCACTGCATGGTTAACATAAGTCAGAGATATGTGTACACAGATTGCAAGATTAGATTATTCCCTGCATGAATGTGTAGCCCTATGTTATTGTACTCAAGGTGATGGCTTCTAAACCGCCTGTGGGAGGATCAAGTCCTATTGTACTGTCGCATTTCTTCCAAATGTCACCTTCAAACCCGATGACTCATCCCGATGAAAACACAGGATTACtaaggtgtgcgtgtgtgtgtgtgtgtgaaccaggGTGTACCAGGACGTGGTTCCATCCATCAGGAGGTGGAGACGGCAGGGCCTGAAGGTTTATATCTACTCCTCTGGCAGTGTGGAGGCTCAGAAACTACTGTTTGGATACTCTGTAGAGGGAGACGTACTAGATGTAAGGAACTCTTCTCTTTTATACACTGTTTAGAACACACACTAATCGTCATTGTAATACACTCCCAGCTAAATTCAGATTCTCTCTTCCTGTCAGCTATTTGATGGCCACTTCGACACCAACATAGGCACTAAAGTAGAAAGCAAAAGCTATGTGAGGATTGCAGAGAGAATGGGCTGCCCACCTGAAGAAATCATGTTCCTGACAGATGTCACACGAGGTAAGTGTTGTAGCAAGCGGATTAGTTTAACACTGAATGTCATTTACATAAATCAGACTGAGCCAGAGCCTTTCTATCTAGCAGGATCACCTTGCCAGCCTTAGCTTTTACTCTGAATTCAACAGTGGATTTTTCCACTAGCTAGTCAAAGGGCTTGTCCTGAACTACAACAACCCAGCCAGCATTAGGCCAGTAGAGCTGCTTCTTATAGAATATCAATTAGGcatatttgaacctttatttatttgACTATATTATGAACTGTTTTATGTACACACATGTTCCCAATAACCTACTGGTTAACATGAAGGAAGGGAAATAATACATTGACCAGATGTTTATATCCAAAGCCATGTAGCTAGCCCTGCACTAATCCAGAATAGCATTTGGAAAGGCTGTTGTATCAGAGTTAAATCAGTACTGTATTAGTGCTCTACTGCACTGCAGCGAGGGCCTCCCCCTGAGGGAATGCAGATGCCATCATGTTAGTGTAGCGGTGCGCTAAcgcatggagagtcatacagttaCCTCAGGGGCTGGGACCACAACCACCATGAGGCCTCCATGTCACATGTTCTACTTTCCTTTGTTGTGTAGAATGTTAACTTAAAACATTCTGTTAAACCATGACTGGGACTTGAGTAAGCCTGCTGTTGTGGGATCCTAGTGTAGCTCATGGAACATGGATGACTGAGAGGAGGATATTACAGTAGTGTGTTTTGTTCTTCCCTGCAGAGGCCAAGGCAGCGGAGGATGCTGGTGTGAACGTGGCTGTAGTGGTGCGGCCAGGGAACATggagttgacagaggaagaaaggTCTCACTATAACCTCATTACAACTTTCAGCCAACTGGAAGTGAATGGCAGCGCTTAACACTGGAGAagagggtagggggaggaggtagAAATGCTGCCGTCTGGTTTTCCCCTTCACCTCCCCAAAGTGTATGCTCATTGACTCCCCCTTGGGGATATAAAAAATGATTGGTCTTCACATGGGAGTTTTCACCATATCTTACACCTTTGCATTGTTTTTAAATCTGAGGGGGAGTAACGAATGCACACTTcggggagaagggtagagaaacAGAACACAACCAGAGAGTGGGAGAATACACTCACTCACTGGCCCTGTTCTATCAAGTTCCCGCTTCCCCTAGCACCTGCTGCCCTTAGGTCTAATGAAAGGACTGGAACGGTAAGAGCCACGTGATGGACGATCCTCTGTTGTTGAACACAGGAACTGTCGGGTATTCAGGCTACGCACAGGGTGGGTGGTGGGCAACAAGCACTAAGAGCCGTACCAGTCTGCAGACTGCACGTTTAAGGGACATGACAGGGctacttttttctttttttaaacattttaaataaaaactatttaatttgatCACTTTGTATTTCTTTAACTGTAATATGGTTAAATAGGCTCTTGGAAGTTGAGTGCTACATCACTGCACAGCGGGTTTTGTACATTGAGTCACTTTGAAACATGTACAGGATTGGGCTATACTCAAGTCCATCAATCAGAATGCAAAGACAAGTTTTATTGTAAAATATAATTGTAATGTTCTAACAAACAGCAGTACAACACTAAGATGCATTTGTCTGTTATGCTTGAATGGTAATGATAAAGCCTAGTGTTGTACTAAGAAATGTGAAATAGAGAGAACACTGAAAAAGGTTCCCATGACTTGTGTTTAATGGGTGCAACAGTGATATGGTTCAAAATGGCATCATTGTACCTGGATGATAATACTAGTGTACTACTCATCTTCACAGAGAAGCTGAGATCGGCTTCATCACAAACTGTTGTCTGTCTTAATTCAGGTTgaaaatagagggaggtagacagACGGACATGAAATAGAGAGAACGCAGCAGAATACCTCTGTCGGTAGAATGAGAAGACTCAAAATGGGAGTGGTGATGACTCCCATCACACATTCTATTGAGGATTTGGCTGCATTCATATGAAAGGAAGGTCAGTGGGGTAGTGTCACTATCAATCTGAGTTATCTATCCTTCTACAACTCACAGCTACATAAAACAGCCATCTTCATGCACATCCATCTTCAATTAAACCATTTAGCGAACATCCCTGTTACTGTTGATGAGTTGACAAAGATAATGATGCCTTTGTGCTCATGGAAAGAGTTTGTTGCTTTTGAAATATCACCTCAaggtacagtagtagtagaaAGACAGTCGTTCACAGGCTGTGTTCAGACAGGGAAACATGCAGTAGTTTTTGACTAACTCTTCTTCAGTAACTAACAGAGACAAACTGGAGCCCTTACAAATATGTTAATTTGTAAATGACCACCAACTGACAACCACAGACAAGCTAAATTTTGTAGTACGCCAAAGCTCTATAGCTGGTTCTGTTCTCTGGAGCCGCCCTATAGCTGGTTCTGTTCTCTGGAGCCGCCCTATAGCTGGTTCTGTTCTCTGGAGCCGCCCTATAGCTGGTTCTGTTCTCTGGAGCCGCCCTATAGCTGCTTCTGTCCTCTGGAGCCGCCCTATAGCTGGTCCGACTGGTACTCCGACACCTCAGAGAAGGTTTCTGAGAGGCTGAGAGGTGGATCGCGGTCGTCGGTGCAGACAATCTCGAAGTGGTAGTGTCTGAACTCGATGGCAAAGGTGGCGAGAAAGCCCAGGAAGAACATGACCAGCGCCCATTGCGCACGCGCCGCGTGCATGTGAAGACGTTGCGCCATTAGGGCAAAGTCTGAGCGGGGTGGGGGTTAAGGGTCAAAACAAACACTTTACAAAATGTACTTTCAAAATGCGTAATTCCTGGCTTCCTCTTTCAAGGTAAACACTGATTTAACTGAATAAGTGAAAGGTTTCCACCACTACAGCTGTATCCAGCCAACATACCCATAGTAATGCCCTCACTGTACCGTAAGTCTCTTTGTTTAAAAGCGCCTGCTAAGTGACAGTGAGTCCCTGGTGCAAGCCAGAGGAAGGATACAGAGCAGCATGCAGGCGGTGACAGCCCCTGACAGTAGGAAGCGAGGGATGCCCGCCCTCCGGCCCTCGTTCCTCAGGTTGACCTTCAGGGTGATGACAGATTGCACCCAGCAGAACAACGTCCCCAGGCCAAACGTCATGGACGTCCCAATGTTGTGGAGCTCCTCATCATTTGACAGCTGGatcagacacattacagacagatgACAGACATGGCTGTTATCTATTTCATTACTGTGACCCTGCTACACACACTGATAAAAATCTGACTATCACTGCAAACCAAGATGAGGTTTTTGTAGATTTTGTCAGTGGTACTCAAACGTTTTGGGTCTGTATgtaggggctaagggttgtgtaaGACTAGTGACTCCTACGAAGTACGCCAGGGACAGTCTAGGGCAGGgctttccaaccctgttcctggagagcctaCCTCCTTCGTGCCAACCCAAATTTAGCGCACctaattctaataattagctggttgaaaAGCTGAATCGGGTTAGTTATAACTGGgattggagcgaaaacctacaggggGTAGCTctcgggaacagggttggagcgaaaacctacaggggggtagctctctgggaacagggttggagcgaaaacctacaggggggtagctctctgggaacagggttggagcgaaaacctacaggggggtagctctctgggaacagggttggagtgaaaacctacaggggggtagctctctgggaacagggttggagcgaaaacctacaggggGTAGCTCtaagggaacagggttggagcaaaaacctacagggggtagctctctgggaacagggttggagcgaaaacctacaggggGTAGCTCtaagggaacagggttggagcaaaaacctacagggggtagctctctgggaacagggttggagcgaaaacctacagggggtatctctgggaacagggttggagtgaaaacctacagggggtagctctctgggaacagggttggagtgaaaacctacagggggtagctctgggaacagggttggagcgaaaacctacaggggggtagctctctgggaacagggttggagcgaaaacctacaggggggtagctctctgggaacagggttggagtgaaaaccgaCAGGGGGGTAGCTctctgggaacagggttggagcaaaaacctacagggGGGTAGCTCTCTGGGAACAGGGTTGAAGCGAAAACCTACAGGGGGGTAGCTctctgggaacagggttggagagccctggtctagCGATTAAGgaagtgtttcccaaactcggtcctggggcccgccctgggtgcatgttttggtttttgccctagtactagacagctgattcaaataatcaaagcttgatgattagttgattgattgaatcagctgtgtagtgctagggcaagaaactaaacgtgcacccctttgggtcccaaggaccaagtttgggaaaggGGAAGTTAGGGACTAGGGGAAGTGTCTAGGGGCTGAAGGTTTATTTTCTGGACAGAGCCAGCGACTCCTACCTGGAAGTTTCCCACCAAGGTCATGCCGAAGCAGGCCAGGGACAGGGCCACCAGACTGCCAATATTGAGCCAGGGTTTATGGACCCGGGGCTTCAGCTGCAGGTATCTGAGGACACCAATGATGAACCCTGAAAGGAGAAGACCCATAAGGGATCTCTCTGTTCTGGCAGTCTCTCTAGCCATTTCATTCCTTGTACTGgggacccacagggtgtgcaggcttttgtttctGCTCAATACTAACCTCATCAAGAACTTTGTAATGAGCATTACATGTTCTGCTGCTGGAACTGCTGACTGTAAATCCATCCAAATCAATAGACAGTACTTCCCCATTTTATAATCCTGTTGTTTCTATTCTTGTCTCTATCGTCCATCTCATATCCTGCCATTATTATGGTACAATGTCCAATATGTTTTCATGTACATGTAAACTTTCTATGATAGAAGATAGGAGAACATGCATCAGGCTTACCTACGAAGGCAGCCAGGTTCATGACCTGGCTAAAAACACAGCTGGCTGGGGGAGCATTGCCTGcaatgctgagagagagagaattgtatTGACAGGAAGCACAAATCCTAGGTAAAGATCACTAACCAATTAGGTTGGTACTCATAGGCTGTGTACCTTATATATGGAGGGGATTTAGTTCCAGATCGCCTGTGAAAAATTGCATCTAATGTTTAGAAATAGTGCATGGTCATAATGACTGGAATAACATATTTCTACATTCTTCATTTATATTCCACCTTACTTGTATTCTGAACTCAGGGGTGTTATCTTCTCATCTTCAACAGCTATAAAATACCTGTAACCAAAGTAGTAATTTATGTTAAAGTCACACACAGCTGTAAAGCCGAATGGTGCGTGAGATCTGGAAAAATAAGACACTTACACAACCCAGAGTCCAGCGGCTGTGAAGAGAGAGTACATGATAGGGAGAAACGTCCAGGGACTGCACTTCCTCATGGTGTCTcctgtaaacaaacaaaaaaacattttaaacttCTCCACTCCCTGGAAATGGTGAGACAGGAAATGGAAGGAGGTTGAACTGTTTTAGAACAACCTGCGGCAGAACATGTCAAACCTGTCCTGAGATGTTTGAGGGAATTACTGTAACTCAAAATAGAAGTACAGAAATGCTGTTCTGTTCCAATGCCACACTTACGAATGATAAGACCAAGCCAAAGTCAGGTCCGGGGGTTAATCTACAGAAGAAAAACACAATATTATGTGTTTTTACAATTTGAGACTGCAGTTACCTCTTCCGGATTAACCTAACATTGAATGGCTAGTAGCTTGCTAGGCTCTTACAACAATTAGTTAACGTAAGGCTCGTGTAATTAATTGCACTTATTAAAACCTTGAATTAACTGACATGTAAACGGAAAGGTGTATGTATCTAGAACCAGAATCATTTCAGCACTGGATAGCGGCGAAAAGCCCATTGGGCCAATGTTCTGCAGCCGTTGATTTCAGCACCACTGCTACTGTACAGCTCCCGTGTCTACAAAGCTGGGGAATGCAAATAGCCAAGGACGACCAATAAAACACTATTTATTACAGCCACTCAGTACAGCAACAGCAATAACAATCACTCACCGACAGTCAATTTCCACGTGC
The sequence above is a segment of the Oncorhynchus gorbuscha isolate QuinsamMale2020 ecotype Even-year linkage group LG16, OgorEven_v1.0, whole genome shotgun sequence genome. Coding sequences within it:
- the LOC123999189 gene encoding enolase-phosphatase E1-like isoform X1, which produces MWLCRHLGLLFRQCHAKHRCLWRHQSRGLGNYFKVSRDILFPYIKDHLEEYLSAHWEEDECKQDVHLLKKQVEEDLRLHRACAQHSLDQSGHTDEEKAIREVVDNVLWQMASDRKSTALKQLQGHMWRAAYAAGRIKGEVYQDVVPSIRRWRRQGLKVYIYSSGSVEAQKLLFGYSVEGDVLDLFDGHFDTNIGTKVESKSYVRIAERMGCPPEEIMFLTDVTREAKAAEDAGVNVAVVVRPGNMELTEEERSHYNLITTFSQLEVNGSA
- the LOC123999189 gene encoding enolase-phosphatase E1-like isoform X2, with the protein product MASVSIPENTTALLLDIEGTTTPITFVKDILFPYIKDHLEEYLSAHWEEDECKQDVHLLKKQVEEDLRLHRACAQHSLDQSGHTDEEKAIREVVDNVLWQMASDRKSTALKQLQGHMWRAAYAAGRIKGEVYQDVVPSIRRWRRQGLKVYIYSSGSVEAQKLLFGYSVEGDVLDLFDGHFDTNIGTKVESKSYVRIAERMGCPPEEIMFLTDVTREAKAAEDAGVNVAVVVRPGNMELTEEERSHYNLITTFSQLEVNGSA
- the LOC123999189 gene encoding enolase-phosphatase E1-like isoform X3 translates to MKSPLAGTNKDILFPYIKDHLEEYLSAHWEEDECKQDVHLLKKQVEEDLRLHRACAQHSLDQSGHTDEEKAIREVVDNVLWQMASDRKSTALKQLQGHMWRAAYAAGRIKGEVYQDVVPSIRRWRRQGLKVYIYSSGSVEAQKLLFGYSVEGDVLDLFDGHFDTNIGTKVESKSYVRIAERMGCPPEEIMFLTDVTREAKAAEDAGVNVAVVVRPGNMELTEEERSHYNLITTFSQLEVNGSA
- the LOC123999190 gene encoding transmembrane protein 150C-like; this translates as MRKCSPWTFLPIMYSLFTAAGLWVVYFIAVEDEKITPLSSEYKRSGTKSPPYISIAGNAPPASCVFSQVMNLAAFVGFIIGVLRYLQLKPRVHKPWLNIGSLVALSLACFGMTLVGNFQLSNDEELHNIGTSMTFGLGTLFCWVQSVITLKVNLRNEGRRAGIPRFLLSGAVTACMLLYFALMAQRLHMHAARAQWALVMFFLGFLATFAIEFRHYHFEIVCTDDRDPPLSLSETFSEVSEYQSDQL